The sequence ATTTCGAATTTTATACGTTCAATGGCCGATTGAATTCGAATAATCATAGGTTTGTAATAAAGAACTAAAAAGCCAAACACTAGTTCCATACCACCGATATCAGCCAAAAAGATAAATTCAGGAGCGAATGGCACAACCAAGCACATAGCCGCTATGAATAAAAACTTTTGAATATTACTTAAATCCTTCCACATACTCTTAACTTCCTTGTACTTATAGACATAATGACTCCCACAAAGAGCTAGCCTCTACATTTTCGTGGGTTAGTTTATCAGCAAAACTGACAAGCCAGAGCCATAATATATGTGTCAAAACAATATAAAGCAGAGGCTAGCATGAATAACATTAGCATAGTTTTCATTGGATTAGATACTCATAAAGAGTTTTTTGAAGTCGCACATGAATTAGATGGCCGTGATAATCGTGTTTTACATGATGCTCGCATCTCTAGTGCAAAATCATCCGTCATCAAAATGGCCCGTGATTTCCAATCCAAATATCCACAAGCGACCCTTCATTTTGTTTACGAGGCGGGTCCTTGTGGATATTGGATTTATCGACTATTAACTAGCCTTGGTCACTGTTGTTACGTCGTCGCACCTTCTTTATTACCTAAAAAGCCTGGTGAAAAAGTCAAAACTGATCGTAAAGATGCGATGAAATTAGCACACTTACTTAAAATGAATGATATTCCAATTATTTACGTACCTGAGGCTGAAGATGAAGCTGTTCGTGATTTATCTCGAGCACGACAAACTGCAACTAATGATTTAAACCATGCTCGTTGCCAATTAAAAGGCTTTTTATTAAGAAATAATATTTGTTATGACGATACAGCAAATTGGTCTCTCAAACATCTACGATGGTTAAATGAGTTAATCTTACCTCACCCTGCCCAACATATTGTTTTACAGGAAATGCTTAATACGATTAATGAACGAATGAAGCCCTTAGCTCGCTTAGTTAACGAACTTGAACATCAAGTTAAGCAGTGGTGTTATTACCCTGTCGTTAAAGCAATACAAGCTATGCGCGGAATCAGGTTCTTAATTGCTGCAAGTATCATTGCAGAGCTCGGTGATTTAAGACGCTTTGATAATCCTCGAAAGCTAATGAAATATTTGGGTTTGACCCCCAGTGAAGATTCAAGTGGTGATAAACGTAGATTAGAAAAAATATCTAAATGTGGTAATGGCCGAGCTAGACGTCTTTTAATTGAAGGCGCACACAGCTATAAATTTCCAGCTAAAGTGTCTTCTGAAATGCAAAAACGACAAGAAATGTTAAGTAAAGAAGTAATCGATATTGCTTGGCAAGCACAATTAAGGTTATGCAAAAGGTACCAAAGGTTAATGCACAGAAGTAAACATCGCAATGTTGTAGTAACTGCTATCGCCAGAGAAATGATCGCATATATATGGGCGATTTCAAGGGAAGTGGCAATTGCACCTATCGATGTAAAAAAACGCATTGCTAGAGTACCAGCATGAAAAGGTTAGAGTTAATGCATTGGATCAAGCAGCGGGTGTGGCACAATTCCCGAGGGCGTTAGGTCGGCAACATTGAGTAATCGATGTTGATCCACGAGCATAGACTGAAACAATGTGCCACGACGGAAAATGTAAGGTAGGCGCTGCTAATCAATAGATTAGTAATCCACGAATATCAGCATGATAACCGACGAAATTACTTTGCTTCATTCAGTGCATTAACTCATTTATTTAAAATACGTTAAGAATGGCTTTAAAAAAGAAGCAAGGATCAGTGCAAAAAAGTTGATTGTGGGAGTCATATCAACGCCCGCATAAGGGGCTGATAATTGTTTGCTAAAATGTGAAGCGTAGCGGAACCGAGCAAACTGTTAGCAGTCCCGTGCTTAATGCGCTTGTTATGTGTAAATTTTCTCCACACAATTAAAATCTGCAAATGTAACTTTAAATGTAGAACCTGAGCGTAACTCAATAATATGCTGAAATCCATTGCCTGTAATCGATACTTCATGGGTTAAAACATCACCATGAAAAGTATCACCATAATTAAATGGATTCTCAGTACCTATAAGTTCATATGATTTTACTTTTAAATAATTCAGAACAATATCACGGTCATGTTGTTGGCCAAGTAAATTTAATGAAATTGATAAAGAGGGTTCAAATGG is a genomic window of Pseudoalteromonas sp. '520P1 No. 423' containing:
- a CDS encoding IS110 family transposase, yielding MNNISIVFIGLDTHKEFFEVAHELDGRDNRVLHDARISSAKSSVIKMARDFQSKYPQATLHFVYEAGPCGYWIYRLLTSLGHCCYVVAPSLLPKKPGEKVKTDRKDAMKLAHLLKMNDIPIIYVPEAEDEAVRDLSRARQTATNDLNHARCQLKGFLLRNNICYDDTANWSLKHLRWLNELILPHPAQHIVLQEMLNTINERMKPLARLVNELEHQVKQWCYYPVVKAIQAMRGIRFLIAASIIAELGDLRRFDNPRKLMKYLGLTPSEDSSGDKRRLEKISKCGNGRARRLLIEGAHSYKFPAKVSSEMQKRQEMLSKEVIDIAWQAQLRLCKRYQRLMHRSKHRNVVVTAIAREMIAYIWAISREVAIAPIDVKKRIARVPA